DNA from Tripterygium wilfordii isolate XIE 37 chromosome 4, ASM1340144v1, whole genome shotgun sequence:
TGCAACATTGAGTTTGTTTTTCTGGGAATAATCACTAGTTTTAAGGATCTTCATTAATTGTTTGAAATGATTCTCTTTTCAGCTTTGACATAGTACGGGACTCTTTGGGGTTGGTTCGGACTGCATTTCCACACACATCTTATTTTGTTGCAGGGACTCAGGTGAGATGTCCATTCTTATTGTAATGTATAAAGGTTGATTGACTGCATCTTGTATCATGATTGGCTCTAGCAGAAGCCAGAAACCTATTGGGTTAACCTTGAAAGTAAGTATTTCTATGAATTTCAATCAATCCTGTTTAAAACGAATAGCTTGTTAATTATCATGGCTTGTGGAGATTTTGGCAAGCGTTATGCTCTTGGACATTCTTAATTCGGATAATGTGCACAATTCAGTTAGTCAAGGAACAATGGTTGGTTAGTTTTCCAATGAATTTATTAAAGATAATGTACACGATTCAGTTAGTCGAGGGAACAATAATTGGTAAgtcttttattgattttttttaatagataaaGAGATTGCAAGTTGTCTCTATTAAAGTAAAGCCCATATTTAacctttttttaatctttgatttcGTTTTTATGTTATTATgcattgagatttttttgatgaagaatGCTTTGAGATTGGTGCAGGCTGAAAAAGCTTCCTTGAATGCTATTGGGATATTTAAAGTGTCTAACATTTCTGGTAAAAGACGTGAGTTAATGCCTAGCAAACCAGCATCTGGTGATTCTGAAATGGACAGTGAAAGTGAGAGTGATGAAGACAGCGACGATGAGGAAGATGGCGGATCTGGGATACCTGTTTTGCAGGTAACGTCTCCTTTATTTTGACTTGTTTACGTATTTTACATCAATTTTTGTCAATGATAACTAATTTCTATTTTCTTATTGGCATCTACAGTTACGTAAGGTAGCTCATGAAGGATGTGTCAATCGTATAAGAGCCATGGTACAAAATCCACATATATGTGCATCTTGGGCAGATACTGGTCATGTGCAGGTCAGCCTTATGTCCGTGTAACATAACAAATTCATCATGATTGATGACAATGTTCTGGATTATTGCTTTTTCCTATAGTTGTGTGTTGTCTGCTGTATTGTTCATGTAAGACCATCTAATGAAAATTGAAGGGTTATATTAGCATATCAATGAGTTACTGTGCAACTAATCCAGTACTTACATAACTGGAGAATGCTGAGATATCAATCACCTGGAGTATCGATGGGGTGTGAATCTATAGATACATAATTGGACTTCATCTCCTCTATATGCAGATATGGGACTTCAGTTCGCATCTAAATGTTTTGGCAGAGTCAGAGAAAGAAGTTAGCTTGGGAGGTTCTTCAGTTTCTAGCCAGAAACCGCTAATGAAGTTTGGGCACAAAGATGAAGGCTATGCTATTGATTGGAGTCCTCTTGTACCTGGACGGCTCGTATCTGGTACTGTGGAATATATAAGAAATATTATTGTATGTGTGTacattttttcctttcaagtagTACTAGTAATCAAATTGCTCTTGATTTAAGATGGTTTAATATTGACATTGTTCACACTTTAAGGGGATTGCAAGAGTACTATACACTTGTGGGAGCCTACAAGCGGGGCATCTTGGAATGTTGATGCCACCCCATTCAGTGGACATGCTGCAAGTGTAGAAGACCTACAGGTATATTCTTTAGCATACAAAGTCCAGGCAAGCTAATATGACATGAATGGCTGCTTTAATTACGTAATTTGTTCAATCTCTTTATTGGTTTTGTTTCATGTTATTTGAGCAGTGGAGCCCAACTGAAGCTGATGTGTTTGCTTCTTGTTCTGTTGATGGCAATATTGCGATATGGGATACCCGCCTAGGGAAATCACCAGCAGTTTCGTTTAAGGCACATAAAGCAGATGTAAACGTTATCTCTTGGAACAGGTTTTAAAGAACTCTGATTTTTCGTTTATCTCACACCCTtggattttcaataaaaaacatGTAATGGCTTCAATGCTCAAATTTTTGGTCAGGCTGGCTAGCTGTATGTTGGCATCTGGAAGTGATGATGGGACGTTTTCCATCCGGGATCTTAGATTGCTAAAGGTATGTCAAATCTAACATTGGACACTAGTATTCTACAGCAGTTTTTCAAAGAAGGTGCTATTTCTAAAGTTAAATAAGGGTCGAGTAATTGCCTTCAGCCTTCATGTTCTTATTCTAATTGGTCTTTTTCGGGCCACCATAAGTGACATTTTTTCTTCCCATAACATTGAATTTTGTACTTTAGAGTTTCTTTTATCATGAGGAGGTTGgcacctatatatatactactgAAAAATATGTTGATCACGGAAGTTTTACTTTTAATTATTGTTCTTCTTAGAACATGTAATATCACtttgaattatatttttttcttagaaCTCGAAGGTTTACTTGACCCTAACATCCAAAAGTCGTTTCTGCTTGGTTTCCTTGAAGGCATGGTTTTGACTGAACATCAATCCATGTTCCTACCTTTCCTTTCATGtctattgttttttaagagTGGAGAATTTGAATTGTAGATCTCATCATAAGCGAATCAAGTCTCATTATTTTGGTGTCATTGATGGGTTTTTTCTCCATGGTACACTTATCTCTTCTGTGGACAGGAGGGAGAGCCGGTGGTGGCACATTTTGAATACCATAAACATCCTGTGACATCCATCGAATGGAGCCCGCATGAGGCCTCTACTTTGGCAGTTTCATCATCAGACAACCAATTAACGTGAGTGATTTAAAGCCTTTTGACTTACAGCAGACGAGAGATGATCTTTTTTTCCCGCCCATTCTCCCTCTTTGCTCATGTTTTCTCCTGCATTTTCAGAATATGGGACCTGTCTTTAGAAAaggatgaggaagaggaagcaGAATTCAAAGCCAAAACAAAAGAGCAAGTGAATGCTCCAGAAGATTTACCTCCTCAACTCCTCTTTGTTCATCAGGTAATTACCTTGAAGCTCCTTGATCAGAATGTTCAACTCCGAGATATGAAGATACTTAAATACTTTGTCCTGTAAACTTATAATTATACTTTCAAACAGGGTCAAAAAGATTTGAAGGAACTTCATTGGCATCCCCAGATTCCAGGGATGATTGTTTCTACTGCCGGAGATGGTTTTAACGTCTTAATGCCTTCAAACATACAAAGTACCCTTCCATCGGACACTGCTTGAAAGTTGAATTTGGTCCTTGTCATGTTTCCTGGGACATCCTGTTGACGCTTGTCTGATATGCATTCCTCAAAGTCACATTGACTCTGATAATATGGATCAGTTTCTGCCATGATGAATTATATATGGCTTAAGAGAGGTCTACACCTTTTAGTCCTATTTCAGTATTTCTCAACGCTTTTTGGTTGTGCATCTTGAAtttctgcttcttctttttttccccctttttcttttgaataagGATAATTTACTGCTGCTTTGGAGTTTTCAGAGGAAGCTTCTAGTGGTTTTGGTTCCGTATTTGTCTCCTTTTATTGTCTGCAAAGTTGAGTTTAATGTTCGTGTCGCATGGAGCAACATGTTTTTAGGACTGGTTGGAGCTGATAATGGATTGGACCGGCCCGCTTAAGTAATGGGGCTAGACATGCGAAGCATTAGGCTGAGCATGTTTAAATCATCTGGCCAACCAAGCCAGGCCGGACGGATATTACGGATTGGGTTTAATTTTCAACCCATGCCggtttttttggatgaaaagccTTTTTATGGGCCTATTtaagggtagctttagtcacattTCGATTTTTTCCAAAGGCACCCcatcaactgatttttacaagTGATAGTCAATTTAGATTGggatgtctttagaaaaaatcggGATGTGACTAAAACTATCCCTTCTTAAAGCAATACCGGCCAGGCCCGGCCCATGGATATAGGACTTTAGCCCATTTAGGAGTCGCACTCATAATAAGAATCTCTTTATAGGATTTTTTTTGGGGCCAAGATAGGATTCTTGGACCTACTTGCTGAATCGAGTCGAATCGAACTGAATCAGTTTAAGAACTAGCTTCTGAAATCAGCTTCAATCTTTCAGATTAAATAACGTAAACTAGGACTTGAAAAGGTAACATTAAGTTACTTCTTGTAGTTGCAAAACAATGAAAAGCGAATCCTGCAAAATCGTAGTTCAGCACATATGCTTTGCATACATCATAATAGAAGGGCTATGTGCTCCAAACCAATTGGACTTGAATCATATGAGAATGGAATGCAACAGTGCTGTCAGTTGTCACCAACTTCAATTTGAAGACATTCCACCATATCTAGGAGTTCATCTGCTTTCCATTTAGTTTGGGGAATGGATCCTGTTTGCTCAAGACCACCACTTTACTCTTGTGAGCAAAGTATCCTTTCACAAGGTTCTTGTATATTAAGATTGCCACTATACACTCCACCTGCCAATTACAACAGAAACCCAGAGAGAGCAGCCGGTGAGTCAGGTATCCATAATAAGAGAAATATTGACAAAAACCTTTAGTATTTACCTCATCCAAATCCATGTCAATCTCAAGCCACTTTAGTGTCTTTGCGATCACTTCTAACTTCATCTGGTGAGCTTTGCTCGGGTCCTTTTGCTTCTGAATAATGTAACTGCACCACAAGCATGTGATGCTAGTTAGATGAGTTTATTTCAAGCATCCATATAGTCCGGCCCTTTGATCATACATAAGGAACTTACATTTTCTTTAGCAGTCTTTGGTATACTTGAAGCTCTAGCTTCTCCAAGACTAGATATACGCCAGACCTAAGGAAcctaaggaaaaaagaaaaccggTGATTCAGATTTCTGTATTAATCTTTCTGCACAACTCCAACTTTATATAAGGGATTCATACCTGTCTTCATGCTCTTGAAGAGCATGCCGAAGAAGTCGGAGATCACCTCTACGAAGAGCCTGCACCACCTTACGGTACTGCCAAGCAAAACTTTGCTGATTAGATATGTATGATCCTGCTACAAAAATGTTAGCCACATAATTGATTGTAGAAGATTTAATTCCAGATAAATTGGAATCGAGGCGTGATTGTTAATGCAAGAAGCGTAGCAGCAGAAATGAACATTGGCCATTTATATACAATAATTATAGCTTTCCTAATAATCTATTGGCATCGGTCTGTCTATGTTTATACACCAGTATATACAATAGATATGAATATGAAGGG
Protein-coding regions in this window:
- the LOC119996056 gene encoding glutamate-rich WD repeat-containing protein 1, translated to MVRSIKNPKKARRKNKAKSGDGSSSSSSAHSMPTKVWQPGVDKLEEGEELQCDPSAYNSLHAFHIGWPCLSFDIVRDSLGLVRTAFPHTSYFVAGTQAEKASLNAIGIFKVSNISGKRRELMPSKPASGDSEMDSESESDEDSDDEEDGGSGIPVLQLRKVAHEGCVNRIRAMVQNPHICASWADTGHVQIWDFSSHLNVLAESEKEVSLGGSSVSSQKPLMKFGHKDEGYAIDWSPLVPGRLVSGDCKSTIHLWEPTSGASWNVDATPFSGHAASVEDLQWSPTEADVFASCSVDGNIAIWDTRLGKSPAVSFKAHKADVNVISWNRLASCMLASGSDDGTFSIRDLRLLKEGEPVVAHFEYHKHPVTSIEWSPHEASTLAVSSSDNQLTIWDLSLEKDEEEEAEFKAKTKEQVNAPEDLPPQLLFVHQGQKDLKELHWHPQIPGMIVSTAGDGFNVLMPSNIQSTLPSDTA